In Cataglyphis hispanica isolate Lineage 1 chromosome 10, ULB_Chis1_1.0, whole genome shotgun sequence, a genomic segment contains:
- the LOC126852265 gene encoding ran-binding protein 3 isoform X1: MPETLVQSVQHLLQTFEGQNTLRLHMYAYILYVNISYEEITEEIDRPSLVLKVDPPEESPDDTEDTTGDSTNSNSAMPSDWDETHQIMDANNQESTLAPTKSSNKKHCPVLVASKFGNLFGANEFSNSVTNKLKSSILRPSQLTIVTNSSTVTADKNILQPAKFHNPFAKVTDNTIEDESIMKDSKTEMSAVSKSEEKSAEDIKPKFLPLGVNTKENENNVNNTVTPSADTPSFVFGQNLKERVTVSNDTESSDNSEKEETKIEESNENGSAKLLFSNAAANCRATVRPGLTLTQAAQVLEEANRANKRKYSQVTLLTGEEGETNVLQINCKLFAFDKTTSNWQERGRGTLRLNDRDEESRLVGRTAGTQRLILNTKVWPGMTAERAGPKSLRLTAMDVHGDIRIFIVQAAPKEVDQLHNLLLQRLKRAQERHPKKVATDH, encoded by the exons ATGCCTGAAACGCTTGTGCAATCGGTTCAACATCTATTACAAACGTTCGAAGGTCAAAATACATTGCGTTTACATATGTACGCTTACATATTGTATGTCAACATATCATACGAag AAATTACAGAGGAAATTGATCGTCCATCACTTGTCCTAAAAGTTGATCCACCTGAAGAATCACCGGACGATACCGAAGATACTACCGGGGATTCGACGAATAGTAATTCAGCTATGCCATCTGATTGGG ATGAAACACATCAAATAATGGATGCGAATAACCAAGAATCTACATTGGCACCTACTAaatcttcaaataaaaaacatt GTCCTGTATTAGTTGCTTCAAAATTTGGAAACTTATTTGGTGCTaatgaattttcaaattctGTAACTAATAAATTGAAGTCGTCTATATTAAGACCATCGCAATTAACTATAGTCACCAATAGTTCTACAGTTACtgctgataaaaatattttacaacctGCAAAATTTCACAATCCATTTGCAAAGGTTACCGATAATACTATAGAGGATGAGTCCATAATGAAAGATAGTAAAACTGAAATGAGTGCAGTATCTAAAAGTGAAGAAAAGTCTGCAGAAGATATAAAACCAAAATTTTTACCATTGGGTGTGAATACAAAGGAGaacgaaaataatgtaaataatactgTAACACCCAGTGCAGATACTCCTAGCTTTGTATTTGgtcaaaatttaaaggaaCGTGTTACTGTTTCGAATGATACAGAAAGTTCGGATAATtccgaaaaagaagaaacaaaaattgaagaaagtaATGAAAATGGATCTGCTAAACTTTTATTCTCAAATGCAGCTGCAAATTGTCGTGCTACCGTGAGGCCAGGTTTAACATTGACGCAAGCAGCACAAGTTTTAGAAGAGGCTAACCGTGcaaacaagagaaaatatagTCAAGTAACATTATTAACTGGTGAAGAAGGAGAAACAAATGTTCttcaaattaattgcaaattatttgcgTTTGATAAG ACCACTAGCAATTGGCAGGAAAGAGGAAGAGGTACACTAAGACTTAACGATCGAGATGAAGAATCTCGCTTAGTCGGCCGCACTGCTGGAACACAAAGATTGATTCTGAATACGAAAGTGTGGCCGGGTATGACTGCAGAACGTGCTGGACCTAAATCATTAAGACTAACCGCAATGGATGTTCATGGAGATATccgaatttttattgttcaaGCCGCACCTAAAGAAGTCGATCAACTGCATAATCTTTTATTGCAGCGACTTAAACGCGCGCAAGAACGCCATCCTAAAAAAGTAGCAACTGACCATTGA
- the LOC126852265 gene encoding ran-binding protein 3 isoform X4, whose product MPSDWDETHQIMDANNQESTLAPTKSSNKKHCPVLVASKFGNLFGANEFSNSVTNKLKSSILRPSQLTIVTNSSTVTADKNILQPAKFHNPFAKVTDNTIEDESIMKDSKTEMSAVSKSEEKSAEDIKPKFLPLGVNTKENENNVNNTVTPSADTPSFVFGQNLKERVTVSNDTESSDNSEKEETKIEESNENGSAKLLFSNAAANCRATVRPGLTLTQAAQVLEEANRANKRKYSQVTLLTGEEGETNVLQINCKLFAFDKTTSNWQERGRGTLRLNDRDEESRLVGRTAGTQRLILNTKVWPGMTAERAGPKSLRLTAMDVHGDIRIFIVQAAPKEVDQLHNLLLQRLKRAQERHPKKVATDH is encoded by the exons ATGCCATCTGATTGGG ATGAAACACATCAAATAATGGATGCGAATAACCAAGAATCTACATTGGCACCTACTAaatcttcaaataaaaaacatt GTCCTGTATTAGTTGCTTCAAAATTTGGAAACTTATTTGGTGCTaatgaattttcaaattctGTAACTAATAAATTGAAGTCGTCTATATTAAGACCATCGCAATTAACTATAGTCACCAATAGTTCTACAGTTACtgctgataaaaatattttacaacctGCAAAATTTCACAATCCATTTGCAAAGGTTACCGATAATACTATAGAGGATGAGTCCATAATGAAAGATAGTAAAACTGAAATGAGTGCAGTATCTAAAAGTGAAGAAAAGTCTGCAGAAGATATAAAACCAAAATTTTTACCATTGGGTGTGAATACAAAGGAGaacgaaaataatgtaaataatactgTAACACCCAGTGCAGATACTCCTAGCTTTGTATTTGgtcaaaatttaaaggaaCGTGTTACTGTTTCGAATGATACAGAAAGTTCGGATAATtccgaaaaagaagaaacaaaaattgaagaaagtaATGAAAATGGATCTGCTAAACTTTTATTCTCAAATGCAGCTGCAAATTGTCGTGCTACCGTGAGGCCAGGTTTAACATTGACGCAAGCAGCACAAGTTTTAGAAGAGGCTAACCGTGcaaacaagagaaaatatagTCAAGTAACATTATTAACTGGTGAAGAAGGAGAAACAAATGTTCttcaaattaattgcaaattatttgcgTTTGATAAG ACCACTAGCAATTGGCAGGAAAGAGGAAGAGGTACACTAAGACTTAACGATCGAGATGAAGAATCTCGCTTAGTCGGCCGCACTGCTGGAACACAAAGATTGATTCTGAATACGAAAGTGTGGCCGGGTATGACTGCAGAACGTGCTGGACCTAAATCATTAAGACTAACCGCAATGGATGTTCATGGAGATATccgaatttttattgttcaaGCCGCACCTAAAGAAGTCGATCAACTGCATAATCTTTTATTGCAGCGACTTAAACGCGCGCAAGAACGCCATCCTAAAAAAGTAGCAACTGACCATTGA
- the LOC126852265 gene encoding ran-binding protein 3 isoform X2 encodes MVGLDGSDAYAGNIEKSKITEEIDRPSLVLKVDPPEESPDDTEDTTGDSTNSNSAMPSDWDETHQIMDANNQESTLAPTKSSNKKHCPVLVASKFGNLFGANEFSNSVTNKLKSSILRPSQLTIVTNSSTVTADKNILQPAKFHNPFAKVTDNTIEDESIMKDSKTEMSAVSKSEEKSAEDIKPKFLPLGVNTKENENNVNNTVTPSADTPSFVFGQNLKERVTVSNDTESSDNSEKEETKIEESNENGSAKLLFSNAAANCRATVRPGLTLTQAAQVLEEANRANKRKYSQVTLLTGEEGETNVLQINCKLFAFDKTTSNWQERGRGTLRLNDRDEESRLVGRTAGTQRLILNTKVWPGMTAERAGPKSLRLTAMDVHGDIRIFIVQAAPKEVDQLHNLLLQRLKRAQERHPKKVATDH; translated from the exons ATGGTGGGGTTGGATGGTAGTGACGCATATGCAGGCAATATTGAAAAGTCTA AAATTACAGAGGAAATTGATCGTCCATCACTTGTCCTAAAAGTTGATCCACCTGAAGAATCACCGGACGATACCGAAGATACTACCGGGGATTCGACGAATAGTAATTCAGCTATGCCATCTGATTGGG ATGAAACACATCAAATAATGGATGCGAATAACCAAGAATCTACATTGGCACCTACTAaatcttcaaataaaaaacatt GTCCTGTATTAGTTGCTTCAAAATTTGGAAACTTATTTGGTGCTaatgaattttcaaattctGTAACTAATAAATTGAAGTCGTCTATATTAAGACCATCGCAATTAACTATAGTCACCAATAGTTCTACAGTTACtgctgataaaaatattttacaacctGCAAAATTTCACAATCCATTTGCAAAGGTTACCGATAATACTATAGAGGATGAGTCCATAATGAAAGATAGTAAAACTGAAATGAGTGCAGTATCTAAAAGTGAAGAAAAGTCTGCAGAAGATATAAAACCAAAATTTTTACCATTGGGTGTGAATACAAAGGAGaacgaaaataatgtaaataatactgTAACACCCAGTGCAGATACTCCTAGCTTTGTATTTGgtcaaaatttaaaggaaCGTGTTACTGTTTCGAATGATACAGAAAGTTCGGATAATtccgaaaaagaagaaacaaaaattgaagaaagtaATGAAAATGGATCTGCTAAACTTTTATTCTCAAATGCAGCTGCAAATTGTCGTGCTACCGTGAGGCCAGGTTTAACATTGACGCAAGCAGCACAAGTTTTAGAAGAGGCTAACCGTGcaaacaagagaaaatatagTCAAGTAACATTATTAACTGGTGAAGAAGGAGAAACAAATGTTCttcaaattaattgcaaattatttgcgTTTGATAAG ACCACTAGCAATTGGCAGGAAAGAGGAAGAGGTACACTAAGACTTAACGATCGAGATGAAGAATCTCGCTTAGTCGGCCGCACTGCTGGAACACAAAGATTGATTCTGAATACGAAAGTGTGGCCGGGTATGACTGCAGAACGTGCTGGACCTAAATCATTAAGACTAACCGCAATGGATGTTCATGGAGATATccgaatttttattgttcaaGCCGCACCTAAAGAAGTCGATCAACTGCATAATCTTTTATTGCAGCGACTTAAACGCGCGCAAGAACGCCATCCTAAAAAAGTAGCAACTGACCATTGA
- the LOC126852265 gene encoding ran-binding protein 3 isoform X3 has product MADCKEITEEIDRPSLVLKVDPPEESPDDTEDTTGDSTNSNSAMPSDWDETHQIMDANNQESTLAPTKSSNKKHCPVLVASKFGNLFGANEFSNSVTNKLKSSILRPSQLTIVTNSSTVTADKNILQPAKFHNPFAKVTDNTIEDESIMKDSKTEMSAVSKSEEKSAEDIKPKFLPLGVNTKENENNVNNTVTPSADTPSFVFGQNLKERVTVSNDTESSDNSEKEETKIEESNENGSAKLLFSNAAANCRATVRPGLTLTQAAQVLEEANRANKRKYSQVTLLTGEEGETNVLQINCKLFAFDKTTSNWQERGRGTLRLNDRDEESRLVGRTAGTQRLILNTKVWPGMTAERAGPKSLRLTAMDVHGDIRIFIVQAAPKEVDQLHNLLLQRLKRAQERHPKKVATDH; this is encoded by the exons atggcggATTGCAAGG AAATTACAGAGGAAATTGATCGTCCATCACTTGTCCTAAAAGTTGATCCACCTGAAGAATCACCGGACGATACCGAAGATACTACCGGGGATTCGACGAATAGTAATTCAGCTATGCCATCTGATTGGG ATGAAACACATCAAATAATGGATGCGAATAACCAAGAATCTACATTGGCACCTACTAaatcttcaaataaaaaacatt GTCCTGTATTAGTTGCTTCAAAATTTGGAAACTTATTTGGTGCTaatgaattttcaaattctGTAACTAATAAATTGAAGTCGTCTATATTAAGACCATCGCAATTAACTATAGTCACCAATAGTTCTACAGTTACtgctgataaaaatattttacaacctGCAAAATTTCACAATCCATTTGCAAAGGTTACCGATAATACTATAGAGGATGAGTCCATAATGAAAGATAGTAAAACTGAAATGAGTGCAGTATCTAAAAGTGAAGAAAAGTCTGCAGAAGATATAAAACCAAAATTTTTACCATTGGGTGTGAATACAAAGGAGaacgaaaataatgtaaataatactgTAACACCCAGTGCAGATACTCCTAGCTTTGTATTTGgtcaaaatttaaaggaaCGTGTTACTGTTTCGAATGATACAGAAAGTTCGGATAATtccgaaaaagaagaaacaaaaattgaagaaagtaATGAAAATGGATCTGCTAAACTTTTATTCTCAAATGCAGCTGCAAATTGTCGTGCTACCGTGAGGCCAGGTTTAACATTGACGCAAGCAGCACAAGTTTTAGAAGAGGCTAACCGTGcaaacaagagaaaatatagTCAAGTAACATTATTAACTGGTGAAGAAGGAGAAACAAATGTTCttcaaattaattgcaaattatttgcgTTTGATAAG ACCACTAGCAATTGGCAGGAAAGAGGAAGAGGTACACTAAGACTTAACGATCGAGATGAAGAATCTCGCTTAGTCGGCCGCACTGCTGGAACACAAAGATTGATTCTGAATACGAAAGTGTGGCCGGGTATGACTGCAGAACGTGCTGGACCTAAATCATTAAGACTAACCGCAATGGATGTTCATGGAGATATccgaatttttattgttcaaGCCGCACCTAAAGAAGTCGATCAACTGCATAATCTTTTATTGCAGCGACTTAAACGCGCGCAAGAACGCCATCCTAAAAAAGTAGCAACTGACCATTGA